A DNA window from Fuerstiella sp. contains the following coding sequences:
- a CDS encoding aldehyde dehydrogenase family protein: MPAIANTASKSAVKVLEELAAQPAKQISVDNRIRLCRECVERVVQSAAEWVQLESEAKGLSDGERSEAVLSGPAVVLRQLQLSIQTLSRIQVTGTPILPGAVRRTATGQLAVPVFPTAGFFDSLTFTGLTAEVHMQPDTADHQLHGDLLKQLNRLPEDGITLVLGAGNVSSIPATDTLNRVIFDGRRVLLKLNPVNDYLEHVFRDVMRPFISAGLLRIVTGGGEMGATLARNDRVTEIHVTGSVMTHEAIVWGTKPGESRPDTPVTDKCVTSELGNVTPWIVVPGRYTKKQLTSQAQHLAASITNNASFNCIATKVIVTSRQWSQRDQFLYLLQKALDETPTRKPYYPGATDRYIRFAAVEDPLDADGHLPWKLLVDQKPLERPELFNEESFVCVCTETTLDEPDAKKFLEAVAAFVNDQLYGTLSASITLPNSLQRSEPAWLERTIGSMRYGSVCLNQWSGLAYGLISTPWGAWPGSTYEDVQSGIGSVHNTYLLANHEKSVLRGPLVNSPKPIWFPSHRKAESVSWKLLELYHRPRLLRLPGLATAAWTG; the protein is encoded by the coding sequence ATGCCGGCGATTGCAAATACAGCGTCAAAGTCTGCCGTCAAGGTCCTGGAAGAACTGGCAGCACAGCCTGCAAAACAAATCTCTGTCGATAACCGAATACGTCTTTGCCGTGAATGTGTCGAACGTGTTGTGCAGTCAGCTGCTGAATGGGTGCAACTGGAATCTGAAGCAAAAGGACTGTCAGACGGAGAACGATCGGAAGCTGTGCTCAGCGGACCTGCTGTCGTCCTGCGACAGCTTCAACTGTCCATACAGACACTGTCACGTATCCAGGTTACCGGCACACCGATTCTACCCGGCGCTGTCCGCAGAACAGCAACCGGCCAACTGGCGGTTCCTGTGTTTCCGACGGCCGGGTTCTTTGACTCCCTTACATTCACAGGCCTCACGGCAGAGGTCCACATGCAGCCGGACACCGCAGATCATCAACTGCACGGCGATCTGCTCAAACAGCTGAATCGTTTGCCGGAGGACGGGATTACGCTGGTGCTCGGGGCAGGAAATGTTTCATCTATCCCGGCAACAGATACCCTGAACCGAGTCATCTTTGACGGACGCCGTGTACTGCTAAAACTCAATCCCGTCAACGATTATCTTGAACACGTTTTCCGTGACGTCATGCGTCCGTTTATCAGCGCCGGACTGCTTCGGATTGTCACCGGTGGCGGTGAGATGGGAGCCACACTGGCCCGGAATGATCGGGTGACAGAAATTCACGTCACTGGTTCTGTTATGACACATGAGGCAATCGTCTGGGGAACCAAACCTGGTGAAAGCCGACCCGACACGCCGGTCACAGACAAGTGCGTGACCAGTGAGCTGGGTAATGTCACTCCCTGGATTGTTGTTCCAGGACGCTATACAAAGAAACAATTAACCTCACAGGCTCAACACCTCGCTGCGTCAATCACAAACAACGCTTCATTCAACTGTATTGCGACAAAAGTGATTGTGACGTCGCGCCAGTGGTCGCAGCGGGACCAGTTCCTGTACCTGCTGCAGAAGGCTCTGGACGAGACGCCGACCAGAAAACCGTACTATCCCGGAGCCACGGATCGATACATTCGTTTTGCTGCCGTTGAAGATCCACTGGACGCTGACGGACACCTGCCCTGGAAGCTGCTGGTCGATCAAAAACCATTGGAGCGTCCGGAATTGTTTAACGAAGAGTCATTCGTCTGCGTTTGTACAGAAACGACTCTTGATGAGCCCGATGCGAAGAAGTTTCTGGAAGCTGTTGCGGCGTTTGTCAACGATCAACTCTACGGGACGCTCAGCGCCAGCATCACCCTTCCCAACAGTCTGCAAAGATCTGAACCTGCCTGGCTGGAACGGACCATCGGTTCGATGCGGTACGGGTCGGTCTGTCTGAACCAGTGGTCCGGTCTTGCCTACGGACTTATCAGCACGCCGTGGGGTGCCTGGCCAGGCAGCACTTATGAAGATGTGCAGAGCGGGATTGGCAGTGTTCACAACACTTACCTTTTGGCAAATCATGAAAAATCAGTCCTCAGAGGACCGCTGGTGAATTCACCAAAACCGATCTGGTTCCCGTCACATCGCAAAGCAGAATCAGTCAGCTGGAAGTTGCTGGAACTGTATCATCGACCACGCCTGCTGCGTCTTCCTGGTTTGGCAACAGCCGCATGGACCGGTTAG
- a CDS encoding amidase — MNFNSHLQAVHSHEPTVKALVGWNEEFARRQASRAGDGPLSGWALGVKDIIDVAGLPTRGGVDFLPGDAKSGSADIVERLESLGAYVFSKTVTTSLAYFDPGPTTNPWNSEHTPGGSSSGSAAAVAAGMVRFALGSQTIGSIGRPAAYCGVVGFKPGYERMISSGMIPFSPSVDTAGFFTANVADLQTVCAALFNEPIVENQKTLNVGLVEDLLCPAADPDMIDALRMTSDKLSALDGVCVQATSLPDQLQTAYDNHVNLVAAELAVSQAQLFEKYGSQYPPKVRELYLKGKDISDRDRQECLRQRTHYHSVLDSMFDRFDVLLAPSAPGAALKGLAITGDPRMNLIATHTRVPALTLPARLNQYGLPLGIQLLGRLGHDMNLLSAALRVESAIGFSVRPV; from the coding sequence ATGAATTTCAACAGTCACCTGCAGGCCGTTCACTCACACGAACCCACCGTTAAGGCACTTGTGGGCTGGAATGAAGAATTTGCCCGTCGTCAGGCGTCGCGGGCGGGTGACGGTCCGTTGTCCGGCTGGGCCCTCGGAGTCAAAGACATTATCGATGTTGCCGGGCTGCCGACACGGGGAGGTGTTGACTTTCTTCCCGGTGACGCGAAATCCGGGAGCGCAGATATTGTTGAGCGACTGGAATCTTTGGGGGCCTATGTGTTTTCGAAGACGGTGACCACGTCACTTGCTTATTTTGATCCCGGTCCTACTACGAATCCCTGGAATTCGGAACATACACCGGGAGGATCGAGCAGCGGGTCGGCGGCGGCTGTCGCGGCCGGCATGGTACGCTTTGCGCTGGGATCCCAAACCATTGGGTCAATTGGTCGCCCGGCTGCATACTGCGGGGTTGTCGGCTTCAAGCCCGGTTACGAGCGAATGATTTCATCCGGCATGATTCCGTTTTCTCCTTCGGTTGATACGGCTGGTTTCTTTACAGCAAATGTGGCCGATCTGCAGACTGTATGTGCTGCTCTGTTCAACGAACCGATCGTCGAAAATCAGAAAACACTGAACGTGGGTCTGGTCGAGGATCTACTTTGTCCGGCGGCCGACCCGGACATGATTGACGCCCTGCGAATGACGAGTGACAAACTTAGCGCTCTCGATGGTGTTTGTGTGCAGGCAACGTCACTTCCTGACCAGCTGCAGACCGCCTACGATAATCATGTAAACCTTGTTGCTGCTGAACTGGCGGTTTCGCAGGCGCAGCTGTTTGAGAAATATGGTTCGCAATATCCGCCGAAGGTGCGCGAACTCTATCTGAAGGGTAAGGATATCAGCGACAGAGACCGACAGGAGTGTCTGCGACAGCGCACTCATTATCATTCGGTTTTGGATTCAATGTTTGATCGGTTCGACGTTCTTCTTGCACCATCAGCTCCGGGCGCAGCTTTGAAAGGACTGGCCATCACCGGAGATCCCCGGATGAACCTGATTGCCACTCATACACGGGTTCCGGCGTTAACGCTTCCGGCCCGCTTGAATCAATACGGACTTCCACTGGGGATTCAGTTGCTTGGGCGACTGGGGCACGACATGAATCTGCTGTCAGCCGCCCTTCGTGTGGAGTCAGCGATCGGATTCAGTGTTCGACCCGTGTAA
- a CDS encoding iron-containing alcohol dehydrogenase translates to MIIPTINYLTGVHFGTGSTERLPDVLSEYKVERPLVVTDRGLLELGFVDRLGVKPAAIFADVETNPDEAGALAGVAVYREHNCDGIIGLGGGSPIDCAKCVSLLITHPEPLEQYALIRGGAARITANKPPFIAIPTTAGTGSEVGRAALVTMQSGRKLAVISPHIIPDAAICDPQLTRELPPLLTAATGLDAISHCVETFCSPKFNPVAEAIALDGLKRAWQNLPTAVRTGNNINSREELMIAALEGGLSFQKGLGLIHSLSHPMGALTHRRLHHGMLNAIFLPHVLRFNADTCPEKMRRMAETTGVGTDAESLARASEQLNESIGLPGRLRDMGVTREDLAEIPAEAVADHSTPTNPRQVTEADCQAMLEAAF, encoded by the coding sequence ATGATCATCCCCACAATTAATTATCTTACCGGAGTCCACTTTGGGACGGGCAGCACTGAGCGGCTCCCTGACGTACTCAGTGAATACAAAGTGGAACGTCCGCTGGTGGTAACAGACCGAGGTCTGCTGGAACTGGGATTCGTCGACCGGCTAGGTGTGAAACCCGCAGCCATCTTCGCAGATGTGGAGACGAATCCCGATGAGGCGGGGGCGCTGGCCGGCGTTGCAGTTTATCGTGAACACAATTGTGACGGAATTATTGGTCTTGGCGGCGGGTCGCCAATCGATTGCGCTAAATGCGTTTCACTGCTCATTACCCATCCTGAACCGCTGGAACAGTATGCACTGATCCGTGGCGGCGCTGCAAGAATTACGGCCAATAAACCTCCGTTCATCGCTATTCCGACGACTGCAGGCACCGGTAGCGAGGTTGGTCGCGCAGCGCTTGTGACGATGCAAAGCGGTCGGAAACTGGCCGTGATCAGCCCGCATATCATTCCGGATGCTGCGATTTGCGATCCACAGCTCACTCGTGAACTGCCTCCGTTGCTGACAGCCGCAACGGGACTGGACGCGATCTCACACTGCGTCGAAACATTCTGCAGCCCGAAATTCAATCCGGTGGCAGAAGCAATTGCGCTCGATGGTCTCAAACGCGCATGGCAGAACCTGCCAACAGCAGTCCGGACAGGAAACAATATCAATTCCAGGGAAGAGTTAATGATCGCTGCACTGGAAGGAGGTCTGAGCTTTCAAAAAGGACTTGGTCTGATTCACAGCCTGAGTCATCCTATGGGCGCGCTGACACACCGTCGTCTCCATCACGGAATGCTCAACGCCATATTCCTGCCGCATGTGCTGCGATTCAACGCCGACACCTGCCCGGAAAAGATGCGGCGAATGGCCGAGACAACCGGAGTCGGAACTGATGCTGAATCTCTGGCACGGGCAAGCGAACAGCTCAATGAATCAATCGGACTGCCAGGCCGACTGCGTGACATGGGTGTAACGCGAGAGGATTTAGCTGAAATTCCGGCGGAAGCAGTGGCAGATCATTCAACGCCAACAAATCCTCGCCAGGTTACCGAAGCCGACTGCCAGGCAATGCTGGAAGCGGCGTTCTGA
- the mqnC gene encoding dehypoxanthine futalosine cyclase, which produces MQSILNKAVAGDRLTPDEGLAVLKSHDLPAIGAAADAVTRRLHPEEFRTYNIDRNINYTNACTAVCDFCAFYRPPNHPDVYVLPIKSLLQKIAETVEVGGDQILLQGGLHPKLPMEWYEDMLRTIKMEFPQVNVHGFSPPEIHHFTKIAKLPLKTVLKRLRDAGLGSLPGGGGEILVDRVRKEITRGKVLTDDWLNVMRVWHELGGRSTATMMFGHVETLEERIEHLDRVRQLQDETGGFTAFICWTFQPENTDMAHISPAGAFEYLKTQAVSRLYLDNVANIQSSWVTQGEKIGQLALMFGANDMGSLMIEENVVSEAGTVHHLSLDTIRRCITNVGYVPRQRNVFYEFIDESAEYRSTSQSATQLPLI; this is translated from the coding sequence ATGCAGTCTATTCTCAACAAAGCTGTGGCAGGTGATCGCCTGACTCCGGATGAGGGATTGGCAGTGTTAAAGTCCCACGATCTGCCGGCAATTGGTGCCGCCGCGGACGCCGTTACCCGCCGACTTCATCCTGAAGAATTTCGCACCTACAACATCGACCGAAACATCAACTATACAAACGCCTGTACGGCCGTCTGTGATTTCTGTGCCTTCTATCGGCCACCGAACCATCCGGACGTCTATGTCCTTCCCATAAAGTCATTGCTGCAGAAAATTGCAGAAACCGTGGAAGTCGGAGGCGATCAGATCCTGCTGCAGGGCGGACTGCATCCAAAACTGCCCATGGAGTGGTACGAAGATATGCTTCGAACCATCAAAATGGAATTTCCACAGGTCAATGTCCACGGGTTTAGTCCTCCGGAGATTCATCACTTCACAAAGATCGCGAAGCTCCCTCTGAAAACAGTACTCAAACGCCTGCGGGATGCCGGTCTTGGAAGTCTGCCGGGAGGCGGAGGTGAAATCCTGGTGGATCGCGTGCGCAAAGAGATCACAAGAGGCAAGGTTCTGACCGATGACTGGCTCAATGTGATGCGAGTATGGCATGAACTTGGGGGGCGTTCGACAGCAACGATGATGTTTGGTCATGTGGAAACGCTGGAGGAACGTATCGAACACCTTGATCGGGTGAGACAACTCCAGGATGAAACCGGTGGGTTCACTGCATTTATCTGCTGGACATTTCAACCGGAGAACACCGACATGGCACATATTTCACCGGCGGGTGCATTCGAATATCTAAAGACTCAGGCCGTGAGTCGACTGTATCTGGACAACGTTGCCAACATTCAGTCTTCGTGGGTCACTCAGGGTGAAAAAATCGGTCAGCTGGCGCTCATGTTCGGAGCAAACGATATGGGCAGTCTCATGATCGAAGAAAATGTTGTGTCAGAAGCCGGTACGGTGCATCACCTGTCGCTGGATACCATACGCCGCTGTATCACCAACGTCGGATACGTACCGCGACAGAGAAATGTGTTTTATGAATTCATTGATGAGTCTGCTGAATACCGCTCAACCTCACAATCAGCAACACAGCTGCCGCTGATCTGA
- a CDS encoding menaquinone biosynthesis protein, with amino-acid sequence MINSNPPAVRIGAVSYLNSKPLIEDLEDLLPESEIILDYPSRLADALAAGQLDVALIPSVEYFRGSGYQVVSSACVAARGPVMSVKLYCRVHPGNIRRLAMDEGSRTSVALSRVILAERYGVFPESEPLPIESSTLSSTADAVLLIGDRAMHEPLEEFVEVMDLGQLWYEWTGLPFVFAMWVAREDADITGIERVLDKSRDRGVAALHRIAEEQAPLLNLSSESATTYLTQNLNYHLASAERSGLELFRQLAEQQNLLRPEPLAVHSNADLAWRL; translated from the coding sequence ATGATCAATTCTAATCCGCCTGCCGTCCGAATTGGTGCGGTCAGCTATCTCAATTCCAAACCACTCATCGAAGATCTGGAAGACCTCCTGCCGGAGTCTGAAATCATCCTCGACTATCCCAGTCGACTGGCAGATGCCCTGGCCGCCGGACAACTGGACGTCGCCCTGATTCCGTCTGTGGAGTACTTCCGCGGATCCGGATACCAGGTCGTATCAAGCGCTTGTGTGGCAGCACGCGGCCCGGTCATGAGTGTGAAGCTGTATTGTCGGGTTCATCCAGGTAATATTCGCCGTCTTGCAATGGATGAAGGCTCTCGAACAAGTGTCGCACTGTCACGGGTGATCCTGGCCGAACGGTATGGCGTCTTTCCGGAAAGTGAGCCTCTGCCGATCGAATCATCAACACTGAGCAGTACTGCTGATGCAGTACTGCTGATTGGTGATCGAGCAATGCATGAACCACTCGAAGAATTTGTCGAAGTGATGGATCTGGGTCAGTTGTGGTACGAATGGACCGGATTGCCGTTTGTCTTTGCCATGTGGGTCGCACGTGAAGATGCCGACATCACCGGCATTGAACGAGTTCTCGATAAATCACGAGACCGGGGAGTCGCTGCACTTCACAGGATTGCAGAAGAACAGGCTCCTCTGCTTAATCTTTCGAGCGAATCAGCAACGACCTACCTCACGCAAAACCTCAATTATCATCTTGCATCTGCTGAACGCAGCGGACTGGAACTGTTTCGACAACTGGCAGAACAACAGAATCTTCTTCGTCCTGAGCCACTTGCCGTTCATTCTAACGCTGACCTGGCCTGGAGGCTCTGA
- a CDS encoding homoserine dehydrogenase — protein sequence MPETPLNIALIGFGTVGTGVARILTEQREELRVRAGRELRLCRIVVRDPGKTRTFNPPNVPVSGSIDDVLSDDSIDLAVQLVGGTDAALQYAIRLLNAGKDLVTANKALICAHGPELFEIAADGGRTICFEAAVAGGIPVVNVITTAMTGNRVESIEGILNGTSNFILTQMLSENQSYDQALSLAQELGFAEADPTLDVDGTDAAQKLAILTRLAFSTDVPVEGMNCMGIDKLTLSDLEAAASLGYRIKLLAVAKLNDGCLEISVQPTLVPQDRELAQTQGADNIVTVTGSAVGRLGLAGAGAGQLPTASAVIADIVDSAAGRAVNTFKAVLRSCHQNSVPILPQDERQHRFYLRCTVDDRPHVLADVTDILGRHRISISSLLQDESRTATAQDQAARLIIMTHRVSEGQMRSADAELDALSCVQGKCLRLPVAD from the coding sequence ATGCCGGAAACACCGCTGAACATTGCTCTGATCGGCTTTGGCACCGTTGGTACTGGTGTGGCTCGTATACTGACGGAGCAACGCGAAGAGCTTCGGGTTCGGGCAGGACGTGAACTCCGGCTCTGCCGTATCGTTGTCCGGGATCCCGGTAAGACACGAACATTCAACCCGCCAAACGTTCCCGTTTCCGGCAGCATCGACGACGTTTTGAGCGACGATTCGATTGACCTGGCTGTACAGCTTGTTGGCGGCACTGATGCGGCTCTTCAGTATGCCATTCGATTGCTGAACGCGGGCAAAGATCTGGTGACTGCGAATAAGGCGTTAATTTGTGCCCACGGCCCCGAATTGTTTGAAATTGCTGCTGACGGCGGACGAACGATTTGCTTTGAAGCAGCCGTTGCCGGAGGGATTCCGGTGGTCAATGTCATCACCACAGCAATGACGGGCAATCGAGTGGAGTCCATCGAAGGGATTCTGAACGGGACCAGCAACTTCATTCTGACGCAGATGCTCTCTGAAAATCAAAGCTATGATCAGGCCCTGAGTCTGGCGCAGGAGCTTGGCTTTGCAGAAGCCGATCCCACTCTGGATGTGGATGGCACCGATGCAGCCCAAAAACTGGCTATCCTGACGCGTCTGGCATTTTCCACCGACGTCCCTGTGGAGGGGATGAATTGTATGGGAATTGACAAACTAACGTTGTCTGATCTGGAGGCCGCTGCATCGCTCGGGTATCGAATCAAGCTTCTGGCTGTGGCGAAACTTAATGACGGCTGCCTTGAGATTTCAGTTCAGCCAACACTGGTGCCACAGGATCGTGAGTTGGCCCAGACGCAGGGTGCGGACAATATCGTAACCGTTACGGGAAGTGCGGTCGGGCGTCTGGGACTGGCAGGTGCCGGGGCGGGCCAGCTGCCCACGGCGTCCGCAGTCATTGCTGATATTGTTGATTCTGCGGCGGGTCGGGCGGTCAATACATTTAAGGCAGTGTTGCGCAGCTGTCATCAAAATTCAGTTCCAATTCTGCCACAGGACGAGCGGCAACATCGATTTTATCTTCGCTGTACGGTCGACGACCGACCGCATGTGCTGGCGGATGTTACTGACATCCTGGGCCGTCATCGGATCAGTATATCGTCGCTGCTGCAGGACGAATCACGAACGGCCACGGCTCAGGATCAGGCCGCTCGACTCATTATTATGACTCACCGGGTTAGCGAGGGACAAATGAGGTCCGCAGACGCCGAACTGGACGCTCTCAGTTGCGTCCAGGGAAAATGCCTGAGACTTCCTGTGGCTGACTGA
- a CDS encoding bifunctional oligoribonuclease/PAP phosphatase NrnA, whose translation MSQINWAPFKNIIERHQSFLITTHVRPDADALGSQRGLAALLESFGREVLMVNATAPPENLNFMNQDGQVKKLGDGIRKDEIPDVDVQIVVDTSAWQQLGGICEVIRGSDCTRVIIDHHVSSDDLGASEFKDVASAATGELIYEAAEYLGVTFDADVASWLYAAIATDTGWFRFPSTTSQTMRICAALMDQGAQPDVIYNHIHEQWSVARMHLLSRVLGRMQVDCGGRLAWITVTRSDLEATQAVLSDTEGLVNQCLTVAGSKAAFIAVELPTGQVKCSLRCRPPYDVAAFAERLGGGGHRLAAGVTLSGGFSEAVERIRQEFQQMLESLK comes from the coding sequence GTGTCTCAAATCAACTGGGCACCATTTAAGAACATCATTGAACGTCATCAGTCGTTTCTGATTACGACGCATGTTCGTCCGGATGCAGATGCCCTGGGCTCCCAGCGAGGTCTCGCTGCCCTTCTGGAATCATTTGGCCGGGAGGTATTGATGGTTAATGCGACCGCACCTCCTGAAAATCTGAATTTTATGAATCAGGACGGACAAGTAAAAAAACTGGGTGATGGTATCCGCAAAGACGAAATTCCTGATGTCGATGTTCAGATCGTTGTGGACACCAGTGCCTGGCAGCAGTTGGGAGGAATTTGTGAAGTGATTCGGGGTTCCGACTGTACCCGCGTGATCATTGACCATCATGTGAGTTCCGATGACCTGGGTGCCAGCGAATTCAAAGACGTTGCGTCTGCCGCTACCGGAGAACTGATTTATGAAGCAGCTGAGTACCTTGGTGTGACGTTTGATGCAGATGTGGCTTCCTGGCTGTATGCGGCAATTGCCACGGACACCGGATGGTTTCGTTTTCCATCAACGACATCACAAACAATGCGGATCTGTGCCGCTTTGATGGACCAGGGGGCTCAGCCGGATGTGATCTATAATCACATCCATGAGCAGTGGTCAGTTGCGCGAATGCACCTGTTGAGTCGGGTACTGGGGCGTATGCAGGTAGACTGTGGCGGACGACTGGCCTGGATCACTGTGACTCGTAGTGACCTGGAAGCGACTCAGGCTGTTCTGTCAGACACGGAGGGACTGGTGAATCAATGTCTGACTGTGGCAGGTTCAAAAGCAGCATTTATTGCGGTCGAACTGCCGACCGGTCAGGTGAAATGCAGTCTGCGTTGTCGTCCTCCATACGATGTTGCAGCATTTGCTGAACGTCTTGGTGGCGGTGGCCATCGACTGGCGGCAGGTGTAACCCTGTCAGGCGGGTTTTCTGAAGCCGTGGAACGAATAAGACAGGAGTTTCAGCAGATGCTGGAATCCCTCAAATGA
- the gatB gene encoding Asp-tRNA(Asn)/Glu-tRNA(Gln) amidotransferase subunit GatB, giving the protein MTQYQTIIGLEVHVQLRTRSKLFCGCSPRFNPDEPNTQTCPVCLGLPGALPVMNRSAFDLALKTAVALNCTIAEFTKWDRKQYYYPDLPKAYQISQFDLPFSSNGWLDISADEEGAEPRRIRITRAHLEEDAGKNVHDETGRGGDSRVDLNRTGTPLLEIVSEPDLRTASESRQYLEQLRTLLRFIDVSDCNMQEGSLRCDANVNLHVDDGNGEKIATPIVELKNMNSFRNVELAIGYEIKRQIKQWEKTHQTIDDAPKCTRGWDAERGATFGQREKEDSSDYRYFPDPDLIPVVVTAREVDEVRNSLPENPADRCQRFQSELGLSEYDANVIIDQGPQFTDWYERVVRVCGDAKTAANWATQDILRDLNVSGVSINEFGITGEILGELLTLVVSDRITTKSAREIYGLLKIRSESGESISVPDVKSLAAEREVVSDSGALSEAVAAAIEAMPGAAADVRSGKQAAVGPLIGIVMKQISGADPKTVRGLLLDSLQNGD; this is encoded by the coding sequence ATGACACAATACCAGACAATCATTGGACTGGAAGTGCACGTCCAGCTTCGCACTCGATCTAAACTGTTTTGCGGCTGTTCACCCCGATTCAATCCGGATGAACCCAACACACAGACCTGTCCGGTCTGTCTGGGTTTACCGGGTGCATTGCCGGTCATGAATCGCAGCGCATTCGACCTTGCGCTGAAGACGGCTGTGGCACTGAACTGTACGATTGCAGAATTCACAAAGTGGGACCGCAAGCAGTACTATTATCCGGATCTGCCCAAGGCCTATCAAATCAGTCAGTTTGATCTGCCGTTCAGTTCCAATGGCTGGCTTGACATCTCTGCAGATGAAGAGGGGGCCGAACCGCGACGTATTCGGATTACGCGAGCACATCTGGAAGAAGACGCGGGAAAGAACGTTCATGACGAAACCGGTCGTGGCGGCGACAGTCGAGTTGATCTGAACCGGACCGGAACTCCGCTGCTGGAAATTGTCAGTGAACCCGATCTGCGAACGGCTTCCGAATCAAGACAGTATCTGGAGCAGTTACGGACCCTGCTGAGATTCATCGATGTGTCGGACTGTAATATGCAGGAAGGCAGTCTGAGATGTGATGCGAATGTGAATCTGCATGTCGATGACGGCAACGGCGAGAAAATAGCAACGCCTATTGTTGAACTCAAGAACATGAACAGCTTTCGCAATGTTGAGCTCGCAATCGGATACGAAATCAAGCGACAGATAAAGCAGTGGGAAAAGACGCATCAGACGATCGACGACGCGCCCAAGTGCACACGCGGATGGGATGCCGAAAGAGGTGCTACATTCGGACAGCGGGAAAAAGAAGATTCGTCTGATTATCGCTATTTTCCGGATCCGGATTTAATCCCGGTAGTGGTCACAGCCCGTGAAGTTGATGAGGTTCGCAATTCACTGCCGGAGAATCCTGCGGACCGCTGTCAGAGATTCCAGTCTGAACTTGGATTGTCTGAGTATGATGCGAACGTGATTATCGATCAGGGACCGCAGTTCACGGACTGGTATGAACGGGTTGTCAGAGTGTGTGGAGACGCAAAGACAGCTGCTAACTGGGCTACACAGGACATACTCCGGGATCTCAATGTGAGTGGTGTCTCGATTAATGAGTTCGGTATCACCGGCGAAATTCTTGGTGAGCTGCTGACGTTAGTCGTCAGTGATCGAATCACCACAAAGAGCGCCAGAGAAATTTATGGGCTTTTGAAAATCCGCAGTGAATCCGGAGAATCGATTTCTGTGCCTGACGTGAAATCACTGGCTGCGGAACGAGAAGTCGTAAGTGATTCGGGTGCACTCAGCGAAGCCGTGGCAGCAGCTATTGAAGCGATGCCCGGTGCTGCAGCAGATGTTCGTTCCGGCAAACAGGCAGCCGTTGGGCCGCTGATCGGAATTGTCATGAAACAGATTTCCGGTGCGGACCCAAAGACAGTCCGGGGACTTCTGCTGGACAGTCTGCAGAACGGAGATTGA
- a CDS encoding peptidylprolyl isomerase, with protein sequence MNTSMGEITIELDQDKSPITVENFLKYVEEGRFDGTIFHRVIGNFMIQGGGFEKGEPPTQKPTMSPIRNEARVSGLSNLRGTIAMARTSEPDSATSQFFINVVDNNRSLDPGGVDSSGYAVFGKVTGGLATVDKIKAVKTGPAILKSRTANGQLVSSRSRDVPLEQVVIESVRIKRDG encoded by the coding sequence ATGAACACCAGCATGGGCGAGATTACAATTGAGCTTGATCAGGATAAGTCTCCGATTACCGTCGAAAATTTTCTGAAATATGTAGAAGAAGGCAGGTTTGACGGAACGATTTTTCACCGCGTGATCGGTAATTTCATGATTCAGGGCGGTGGTTTCGAAAAGGGGGAGCCGCCGACACAAAAGCCGACAATGAGTCCAATCAGAAATGAGGCCAGGGTCAGCGGCCTGAGTAATCTCCGGGGGACCATTGCGATGGCGAGAACCTCCGAACCGGATTCGGCAACCTCACAGTTTTTTATTAATGTTGTCGACAACAACAGGAGTCTTGATCCTGGTGGAGTTGATTCCAGTGGTTATGCCGTTTTTGGAAAGGTTACCGGCGGTTTGGCTACAGTTGACAAGATTAAGGCGGTCAAAACCGGTCCGGCTATTCTCAAGTCGCGCACGGCTAACGGGCAGCTCGTAAGCAGTCGATCGAGAGATGTGCCGCTCGAACAGGTTGTTATTGAATCTGTCCGAATTAAGCGCGACGGATAG
- a CDS encoding FHA domain-containing protein — protein MLAQLLPVNGGAPVTLDRPVTVVGRSARLCDLPLKNTAVSKIHCILVKTDGLIYMRDLGSTNGTRVNGQRVLRGALLPGDQISFSGSAFQVYLAPDSDNVDAESQDKTSNNDGSNPTPESADNLSTSSDVMLLSDEDLIT, from the coding sequence ATGCTTGCTCAACTCTTACCAGTGAACGGGGGGGCTCCGGTGACTCTCGATCGTCCGGTGACGGTCGTGGGTCGCAGCGCCCGCTTGTGTGATTTGCCACTGAAAAACACTGCCGTTTCAAAGATCCATTGTATTTTGGTGAAGACAGACGGACTCATTTATATGCGGGACCTGGGCAGCACCAACGGTACGCGAGTCAACGGACAACGAGTATTGCGGGGAGCATTACTGCCAGGTGACCAGATTTCATTCTCGGGCAGTGCATTTCAGGTCTATCTTGCCCCGGACTCCGACAATGTCGATGCTGAATCACAGGACAAAACATCAAATAACGACGGGTCAAATCCAACACCTGAGTCTGCAGACAATTTATCCACCAGCAGCGATGTCATGCTGCTTTCAGATGAAGACCTGATCACATAA